Proteins co-encoded in one Chrysemys picta bellii isolate R12L10 chromosome 13, ASM1138683v2, whole genome shotgun sequence genomic window:
- the LOC101936504 gene encoding olfactory receptor 5G9-like, which produces MENQTTVTEFILLGLSSDQQMQIFLFLVFLVIYLVTLVGNILIMVVIRADSHLHTPMYFFLFHLSFTDICYSSVTVPKMLMNFLAEHRTISVNGCLAQMFFIILSRSAELFILSAMAYDRYAAICDPLHYMDIMRKGICVQLVSGAWTIGFFYALLNTIFALRLHFCGPNQIRHFNCELPRLLQLSCTETLTNQVVLLTSAVIFGSSSFLFTLISYVHVIATILRIPSAEGRRKTFSTCSSHLIVVGLLYVTGFFQYTKPSSVSSVLLDEMVSVQYSILTPMLNPIIYSLKNKEVKTAVGKILVKFWFPK; this is translated from the coding sequence ATGGAAAATCAAACCACAGTGACTGAATTTATTCTCCTGGGACTTTCCAGTGACCAACAGATGCAGattttcctcttcctggtgtttttagttatttacctGGTTACTTTGGTTGGGAACATACTGATCATGGTGGTGATAAGAGCTGATTCTCACCTtcatacccccatgtacttcttcctcttcCATTTATCCTTTACTGATATCTGCTATTCCTCAGTCACAGTGCCTAAAATGCTGATGAACTTCCTAGCAGAGCACAGAACTATTTCTGTCAATGGCTGCCTTGCCCAGATGTTCTTCATCATCCTCTCACGTTCTGCAGAACTTTTCATTCTCTCAGCTATGGCATATGACCGCTATGCTGCCATCTGTGACCCATTGCATTACATGGACATAATGAGGAAAGGGATCTGTGTTCAGCTGGTGAGTGGTGCATGGACCATCGGATTCTTCTATGCCCTGCTTAACACCATTTTTGCCCTCAGATTGCATTTCTGTGGGCCCAATCAAATCCGCCATTTCAACTGTGAGCTCCCTCGTCTATTACAACTGTCCTGCACTGAGACCCTCACCAATCAAGTGGTGCTTCTCACTTCCGCTGTGATATTTGGATCAAGCTCCTTCCTCTTCACCCTGATCTCCTACGTTCATGTTATTGCCACCATCCTGAGAATACCCTCTGCAGAGGGCAGGCGAAAAACCTTCTCCACTTGCAGCTCCCACCTGATTGTGGTTGGCTTATTGTACGTGACAGGTTTTTTCCAGTACACAAAACCCAGCTCAGTCTCCTCTGTGCTTCTGGATGAAATGGTCTCCGTCCAGTACAGCATCTTGACCCCTAtgttaaaccccatcatctacagcctgaaAAACAAGGAGGTGAAAACAGCTGTAGGGAAAATATTGGTGAAATTCTGGTTTCCCAAGTAg